The following are encoded in a window of Ignavibacteriales bacterium genomic DNA:
- a CDS encoding ABC transporter permease yields MIEFFIAKRYLKAKRKMNFITIISLLSTVGITIGVAALVIVLSVFNGFGSIVTSIMVSFDPHIRISVIDEKGFAKIGTVENVLHKTQGVTSYSPFVDGKAILLNKKNYEIVNLKGIQFDVKDRSWGVASKIISGSFNLNDNQSEKIILGLPLALRLSSRVGDTITVTSAYNIERTITTLSIPQTRRFVVSGIFESNNKDYDGSSVFTSVSSSQKLFGLKDQITGYEIRLNDFHNAEKIKSELQKRIDTKLFSINTWYDLHKELYNVMMIERWGAYILLCLIIAVAVFNIFASLTMTVIEKKKDIGVLRSMGVNQKSIRKIFMFEGLLVGVIGTVIGLILGVIVCYLQIKYNFYPLDSNKYIINAMPVEIRTSDIFAIGMMALLMAFIAAIYPAKRAANTKIIDSIKYE; encoded by the coding sequence ATGATTGAATTTTTTATTGCTAAAAGATATTTGAAAGCGAAACGTAAAATGAATTTTATCACAATCATTTCGCTTCTCTCTACGGTCGGGATTACGATCGGTGTTGCAGCACTTGTGATTGTATTGTCAGTCTTCAACGGATTCGGTTCGATTGTTACTTCGATTATGGTAAGCTTCGATCCGCATATTAGAATTTCCGTAATTGATGAAAAGGGATTCGCCAAGATCGGCACAGTTGAAAATGTCTTGCATAAGACACAAGGAGTAACCAGCTATTCACCATTTGTTGACGGCAAAGCAATTCTACTAAACAAAAAGAATTATGAGATAGTTAACCTAAAAGGAATTCAGTTCGATGTAAAAGACAGATCATGGGGAGTTGCATCAAAAATTATCAGCGGCTCCTTCAATCTGAATGATAACCAGTCTGAAAAAATAATTTTAGGTTTACCGCTCGCACTCCGCCTCTCTTCGCGCGTGGGCGATACAATTACTGTTACTTCCGCTTATAATATTGAAAGAACGATCACCACTCTTTCAATTCCACAGACAAGAAGATTTGTTGTCTCGGGCATTTTCGAATCGAACAATAAAGATTACGATGGTTCTTCTGTTTTCACATCAGTTTCCAGCTCACAAAAACTTTTCGGATTGAAAGATCAAATTACCGGTTATGAGATACGCCTTAACGATTTCCACAATGCCGAGAAAATCAAAAGCGAACTTCAAAAAAGAATTGATACTAAATTATTTTCGATCAACACATGGTATGACCTTCACAAAGAACTTTATAACGTAATGATGATAGAGCGTTGGGGTGCGTACATTCTTCTTTGTTTAATAATTGCAGTTGCCGTCTTCAATATTTTTGCTTCTCTTACAATGACTGTAATTGAAAAAAAGAAAGACATTGGTGTTTTGCGCTCGATGGGCGTGAACCAAAAATCAATCAGAAAAATATTTATGTTCGAAGGACTTCTTGTAGGCGTGATCGGCACAGTAATCGGTTTAATACTTGGAGTTATCGTTTGTTACTTGCAGATAAAATATAATTTTTATCCACTCGATTCTAATAAATACATTATTAATGCGATGCCGGTTGAAATTAGGACAAGCGATATATTTGCAATCGGCATGATGGCCTTGTTGATGGCGTTTATCGCCGCAATTTATCCGGCTAAAAGAGCCGCTAATACAAAAATTATTGATTCAATAAAATATGAATAA
- a CDS encoding ABC transporter ATP-binding protein: MNEIIIEAKNIHKSFYKQNEHKLEILKGVSLQVESKMISVIVGASGAGKSTLLHILSGLDNADEGEIKIKGTNIFSLSDDKLSKFRNKHIGFVFQFHHLLPEFDAAENVAIPLMIYGETKLNSTKRAEELLALVGLSDRIHHKPAELSGGEQQRVAVARALANNPDIIFADEPTGNLDSINSESLHKLFVQLRDELKVTFLIVTHNPQLVRLGDKIFEMKDGIIQTAPVKIF; the protein is encoded by the coding sequence ATGAACGAAATTATTATTGAAGCGAAGAACATTCACAAATCATTTTACAAACAGAATGAACACAAGCTGGAAATCCTAAAAGGTGTTTCTCTGCAAGTCGAAAGCAAAATGATCAGCGTGATCGTCGGAGCTTCCGGTGCCGGTAAAAGTACGCTTCTTCATATTCTAAGCGGATTGGATAATGCCGATGAAGGCGAGATAAAAATAAAAGGAACAAATATTTTTTCTCTTTCCGATGATAAACTTTCCAAGTTTAGAAATAAACATATCGGATTTGTATTTCAATTTCATCATTTACTGCCGGAGTTTGACGCCGCAGAAAATGTTGCTATTCCTTTAATGATCTACGGTGAAACAAAATTAAATTCTACTAAACGTGCAGAAGAACTGCTTGCTTTAGTTGGATTGAGCGACCGCATTCATCACAAACCGGCGGAACTTAGCGGAGGCGAGCAGCAGCGTGTTGCCGTTGCGCGCGCACTTGCAAATAATCCCGATATAATTTTTGCCGATGAACCAACCGGTAATTTGGATTCTATAAACAGTGAGTCTCTGCATAAACTTTTTGTACAACTTAGAGATGAGTTGAAAGTTACTTTTTTAATTGTAACTCACAACCCGCAGTTAGTAAGACTCGGCGATAAAATTTTTGAAATGAAGGATGGAATAATCCAAACCGCTCCGGTTAAAATCTTTTAA